Sequence from the Acropora muricata isolate sample 2 chromosome 10, ASM3666990v1, whole genome shotgun sequence genome:
tgcctgaaacaaatagattctatgttgccgtgcgtctgttcagtaatagatcacagaaaatgtcaaaatgtgacaagaacaaaaaagtggctcAAGGCTCGTTCGTAACGAGGATTTAACTGTAGGGAAAGTTTCGGACTCAAAGGCAATAGGAAAATCGTTGTTCGTAATGGCTGTAAAAGGCGCTGCAAAATACTGTGGTTTCAAACCTTGTTGACTTGCTGATCGAGAACCAAGGGGGAACGGAGAAATGCCAGTTTCATTGTTGATATCTTTTGACGCGTACTTCTATAGACTGACTCGTACTTTCCTAGATTGAGTAAGTTGTTGTAGCTCGAGCCTGACCCGTGCCTGAAAAAATGCTGAGATAAGTTTCAGATTGAGGAATGAACGTGCATTACACGTGTATGGCGACAAAGTGTTAGCACGAACTCGCATACTTTTCGAAACAAACAAGAGCGAGGATACCTTTGATCGGTCCATTCAACACCGGCCTTCTTGCCAACCTATAGGCAAAGCTTTGCTGACGtcgttgtttacatttttgctcattagcatacgacttacctaatagaagtagtggccgtatatatgagctaaatgcaaaagttgaaagagctgattaagttgagcaatttgtgcaattttcagctctttgcaagcagtattgaaggaaatatcagaaatcaaaaactgcgaaattcctaggtggcaaaaaagttaatgagccgtacatcccctggtaaatttcgagtttttagaagagaatttctccgaaaccattcgatgaattggactcaaattttcagagaaaacttaaactgttatgccctttcaatattcagagtttttattttattagcgtcatcagatagtgataagcatatgttagtgaggcaaaaagtgtaaacaaggATTCGCCTATTGACGTACCAATTGTAAATCCAGAAAGTTTcattcaataactttttcaacattttctttatttaataataatccATAAACATTACTTCATTATTTCTTGTCTGCATCAGCAAAATTCACTGTGGCTGCTGAACCAGGAGATCTGGCTAGAGTCCCGCTGTTGAACCACTGCCTTCCTCGCAGTCCACGTTGTGAGGCCAATCACAAACGAGAAGAGTTGGATTGAACAATAAATTAGCCGGACAAGTCATCTTATGTTTTATTCCAGCCATGTCACACATGATGAACCCTTTACAAGTATCTGGGTCGGGATGGACGCCAGCTCCATTCACGGCACATATATCTGAGAACGAAGTAAGTGAgttaaaaagcaagcaagatatCAAAAAAGTGCTTTTAACAGTGGTTTTCTATGTCAATTTGAAAATGCTAATTGCACGATCTGCCACGTGATTCATTAACCTAGCATTTCGTGATTAAACGTCAGCAACTCGTTGAAGATGAAAGACGGACAGCTCGGATCTTACCCAACGGTTCCGGAGAACTCGAAACGTAGATCATTGTTTCATCAAAATAAAGCTATTTGACTAACCCTAACAATTTACTCAGCTACTCGATATCCTTTGCACGTCATCACATCACTTTGTGCCAGGGAACTATCAGTGTTTATTTACTAAGGAGCGGTAATTATGCTCGGTGCTATACAGGCTAAACATGAAACTATTGGTCAACGAATCACTCAGACAAGCATGTATTTCAGGAATGAAGAAGACTAGTCAATAGACGACATTATTTATCATGCAGTAAATAAGATTGAAGTTGACAAAGCAATCTCGTGGACAATGAAACACGGTTTGACGCCGTTCtggttttaaataaacttaaCTTAAAAAGTTTCCGGACTCTCATGTCTAATGCCTTCATCATGGATGATCTAAGGCTGTTACCGACACCTTTAAACACTcagtaatagacctttttcacttatcgcttttgtttttcctatacagatcatgtgacgatacttaggaggtttgaacctttgtcgtCGTGTTCGTTAAAAAGACTGCCTGCGAGCATGAAAgtgtccaactttgaaagaaaatactcttcGCGGTATCTTAACAGGATCTGctgttttgattgaaaaagatcatctgatTGGAGTCCTGGGTTACTCCTGAGttaaaaccattttcttatgatctgttttgggaaaacaaaattggCAAGCGTAATTTAAAGGTCTATTAGCGTTCTTTCGTATTATGGAGTGCAGGTAAGTGTCAAACAGAAGGCCGCCTTTATCACGGTTTAATGGAGCGTGGGTGGAATTTGTGTACCAACCTTCCAAACTAAGGGGTTGAGGATAACACAATGTTCGTAAAGGAAACGTGTTCCGACAAAACTGAAGTctctttgtttattttgattattatcattattttgtaaAGATAGGAAGGCAACCCAGACAACGCTTCCGAGacgtttttttttactgaaccTTCGGCTGACGCAAATAAATTTCCTTCAATTTGGTATGTGGAAAACGAATTTATTCACTCACAAAGCATGAATAGATTTTTCAGCGTATTTTAATAATCCATCAAAACTACTCATAGTTTCTAGTCAGCAATCAAAGTTCTCTCAGATTTAGAACGCATCTGCTGCTCCACTACCTTCATTGCAGTCCACGTTCTGAGGCCAATCACAGACACGAAGAGTCGCATTGAACAACAGATTACTCGGACAGGGCATCTTGTGTTTTATTCCAGCCACGTCACACATGATAAACCCCTTGCATGTATCGGGGTCGGCATGGACGCCAGCTCCATTCACGGTGCAGAAATTATCTGAGAAATTGTAGAAGTTAAATACAGTTTCGTTAAATAGGTTTCTGTTCTTCATCCTGGTGAAATATATTGATATCAAGGTTTATTAtgtagatactgatgaaataccaggatttttccttttactaaaaaatcatatcttcatcgCGCGtagtgaagatactatttttatctttcacgtgtgaggatattggtgtcgCCATGGTTTCTAACATGATAAGCCAATTACAGGGGAGCTTGCCGCTCAGGTGCACATGCGCGGccgtttcttttcaaatttcattcacaaaatggctttttgataCGCTTCTGCTGTTATAacatttttctcttcttcattagaattttaattttttgaagcagaaaataaaagtattaTTGTCTTTATTTCTCCTTCAAAACTTTTACATCCAAATTTCATAACGTTTCAAGTGTGACAGGCATTTTGCGATCGGTGACTACTTTAATGGCATTattttgctgtttcgaaaatgaatttaaaaaaaattgtgttttatgtggaaatttcatcagtatctataaaaTATACAGAACATTACACGGCCGCTTGGGAATACGAATTTCATCTTCTCGTGCTAAAAGCATCTCCCAGTCGTTCGCTTCGCTCACTAGGGAGA
This genomic interval carries:
- the LOC136887885 gene encoding peritrophin-1-like, whose product is MEGMNIQFFVFLLLCSAVLAAVFQNGTSDNFCTVNGAGVHADPDTCKGFIMCDVAGIKHKMPCPSNLLFNATLRVCDWPQNVDCNEDICAVNGAGVHPDPDTCKGFIMCDMAGIKHKMTCPANLLFNPTLLVCDWPHNVDCEEGSGSTAGL